The region AATTCCACAATTTTCTCCCCGGTCTCAACCCCCTTTGCCATGCGGGCTGCCAGGACTGCCGGAATGATGCTGCTTCCCATCAGAGACATGCCCAGGCTCTCTGATAATGCGCTCATGGTATTAGCAGTTCCCAGCATGGCACAGGAGCCACTGTGGAGAACTCCATGGGCGTTCCTCCTGCCTTGATAATTCCCTCCTTTACGCTCTCACACAGTTGTTTCAATACAAAATGTCCCGGCGTCGCATTGGTATAGCTGTTTGCAATAGCAATGATGGGTTTGCCCTGCCCATACAAAAAACTGCCGATGCAGTTTCCTCTAAGATACTGCATCGGCAGGACTGACTTGTTCCTCTGTCTGCCGGGACTTCGGCACTATTTATAATTCTACTCCAGCAGCCGTCCCACATCCAGCTTTCCCCACCCCTGCTGGTTATGCGGCAGGCCCAGGTCCAGGGCGCGTTCCCTGATACGAAGCTTCACATCCTTGTTGCTCATATCCGGGTACTTCTCCAGCAGCAGGGCTATGGCGCCCGACACTAGGGGCGTGGACATGCTGGTACCTGATTTTGAAAAATATTTGCCGGGCTCATTGCAGCAGCTGATGATGCATGAGCCCGGCGCTACCAAATCCGGCTTGCAGACACAAGCCAGTGTGGGACCTCTTCCGGAGTAATCCACCATGCGGCTTCCCATGACATCCACTTCCTTGTGGTCGTCCGAGCAGCCCACTGTTATGACCTTGCGGCTGATACCGGGAGTTGTGATGGTCATCCGGCCCGGTCCATGATTTCCGGCTGCCACCACCACCACAAGGCCGTCATCCCAGGCCGCATTCACCCCCCGCACCAGAATTGAGTTCTCTGTCATGTCCCTGCGCGACAAGGACCCTACGGAGATGTTCACAATGCGGATATTGTATCTGTCCCTGTTCTCCCGGATCCATTTAAGTCCTGTCAGTACGTCCGTGGCATAGCCGTTTCCCTTCTGGTCCAGCACCTTCACTGATATCAGACTGCATCCCGGCGCCACTCCTCTGTATTTTCCGTCGGAGGAGATGCCGCTGCCCCCAATCATTGCAGCTATATGGGTGCCATGGCCATTGTCGTCATAGGGCGATGTGCGGTGGTTTACAAAGTCAGCAAAGGCTGTCACTCTATCCTTAAAATCCTCATGGAGGTAAATTCCGGTGTCAAGTACTGCCACACCCACTCCTCTACCCGTAATCCCCATGGAATATACTTCTTCACAATTAATGTCTTCTCTCGCCTGATTCACATCACGATTTTCTCCTTTTTTATTAGGATATTCTATAATGAAGGAATCTGTGCCACGGCACCGTGTGCCGCGGTCAGGCAGGCAGAACTGTCAGGCGGTTTATCCGCCTGACAGAACCAGAAAAAATTCTCTTTAAAATGAAGGCGGAACCTGCTTCTGCCGATCCACGTCAATTACACCGTAGGTATTGATTCTCAGCTTCGGAATTACCGGAAGGCTTACAAATGCCAGTGTCATGAATGCATCTATATCGCTGCTGATTCCCAGCTCCCTCGTACACGACTTCAGAGCCTGCAGCCGCTCCTCCACCTCCTGCACGGATAAACGGCTCATAACTCCGCCAATGGGAAGGGCAAGCTCGCCTAATACCCGGCCCTCTGCCGCCACGGCCAGTCCGCCTCCATTCTTTCTCACCGCGTTGGCGGCCAATACCATATCCCAGTCATTGGTGCCCACCACAATCAGGTTATGGGAATCATGGGCAACGCTGGTGGCCACAGCCCCCTTCTTAAGACCATATCCGCCTACAAAGCCCAGCCCTTTGTGCCCGGTGTGAAGATGGCGTTCAAACACAGCCGCTTTCACGATATCCTGTTCCAGGCTGACGCCGGGTGCCAGTCCCGGAGTATCCTGCCAGGGCACCAGACGCTCCTCTGTGAGAAGTTCATGGGGCTTGAACTGTATAACACGCTCCATGGTTCCCTTTTGCTCCAGCACCAGGTCCTCCAGGGTAATCTCATCCATGCGGAAGGAGTCAAATACGCTTGGGAACGCAGCTTCCAGGTCACTGGCCGTTTTTCCCGCAGAGCCCATATCCTTCCCGGCTCCCAGGCATACTCCCTCTCTTGCCGTCAGGACGCCGTTCTTGTATACAGCCGCCACCCGAAACTCCTTCAAATCCTTAAGCACTGCCAAATCCGCCCTCAGCCCAGGCATGACAGCTCCCCTGTCCTTCAGCCCAAAATACTGCGCCGCATTAAAAGTCCCCATCTTAATGGCCCGTATGGGGTCCGCTCCCAGAGCCACTGCCCTGCGGATGATATAATCAATGTGCCCCATGGAAATCAGGTCGCCTGGATGCTTGTCATCTGTCACCAGCATACATCTCTCATAATAGGGGGCCTCAAACAGGGGCATAAGCGCTTCCAGGTTCCTGGCAGCCGTGCCCTCCCGTATCATAATCCACTGTCCCCTTCCAAGCTTTTCCAGAGCTTCCCCTGCATCCGAACACTCGTGGTCAGACCACACGCCGGAGCACACATAAGCATTCAGCTCATTCCCTCCCAGGAAAGGCGCGTGGCCGTCTATAACCTTGCCGCGGCTACCTGCCTCCTTAAGCTTCTCCATCAGATCCTCCCGGCCGGCAACCACTCCCACTGAATTCATCACCTCTGCCAGACCCAAAACCCTGGAATTCTCATAATACGGCTTTATATCCTCCGGCCCCAGCACGGCTCCGGACTCGTCCAGTCCAGTGGAGGGTACGCAGGAGGGCATGACAAAAAATGTATCCAGGGACAGTCCCTCCGTGGCTTTTAACATGTAGTCCACACCCTGGCATCCTGCCACGTTGCCAATCTCATGGGGATCCGTGATCACGGTTGTGGTGCCGTGGGGAAGGACAGCCTTTTCAAACTCCGGCGGCGACACCATGGAGCTTTCAATATGTATATGCCCGTCAATAAAGCCGGGACAGATATACCTCCCCGTCATGTCCGCGTTGATAAGTCCGTCATATTCCCCTATGCCGGCTATGCAGCCGTCCTCAATGGCTATGTCCCCAACCTCTGTGCGCTCCGTAAATACATTGACGATTGTTCCCCCTTTTAATACAAGGGATGCCTTTCTCCTTCCGGCAGCAACGTCCATCATTTTTTTAAGATCATTGTATTGTCTCACACAAATACCTCCTTCTGTCTATTCTTTATCCCCCAATATATTTGATATCATAATACTATAATCTATGTAAAAGTACAATATTCTGATATTATTAAATTTTTATGTAAATTATTACTACTTTTTCATTCATTTAGATATTCTGCAAAATTTTTACATTCTACCACTAAAACGCTTGTATTTCCGCTTTATCGTGCTATAATAGTCTCATGGAAGTATAGCTCAGCTGGGATGAGCGTTCGCCTCACACGCGAAAGGTCATGGGTTCGAGCCCCATTACTTCCATTTTTTATACCCATTTTCAGTTTACGATTCCATTTCATTTTTCTTTCATCCCCAGAAGCCTGTTTTTTCCAGTCTTCTGTTTTTTCCCCTGCTGCCTTATTTGTTCCCATGGCTTTGTCCGGGAGGTGGGAATTATTAATTTTAAGATTTTCTTAATAATCTATTCAAAGAACATTCAAACATTCCGGAGGATTGCATGCTATACTAAGTACATAAGAAATGCACGAATGTTTAACAACTATCCTTCAACCCTTTTTGAAAATCCGAAAATCCTAAAGAAAATTGCTCCGTACCACCTGGTACGGAGCTTTTTCTATGTAATGCATAAATTTTGACTTTCTTTACCACCGTCTCCTGTCTCCGGCTCTTATCTCCGGTTCAGTCCTGCCAGGACTTCCCTTAATTTCTCCACATTTCCATCATCAAAGCAATATCCGTCCATCCCGCAGCGGCGGGCGCCTTCTATGTTAAGCTCCAGGTCATCCACAAAAAAGCATTCTTCAGGCTTCAGATGGAACCGCTCAAACAGATGGCCGTATATCTCCTTCTGGGGCTTCAGGCACAGGACATCGGCCGAGAACAGGATACCGTCAAAACAATCCACCGCGGGCAGCACGTCCTTATAACAGCTCAAAAGGCGGACGGATGCATTGGAACACAGATAGATGCCATATCCCATGGACTTAAGCCACCTGACCACATCCTCCATTCCTTCCTTCTTATACATGTTGAACTCATGCCAGCGGTTAAAACACAGGGCTGCCAGACTGCGCTCCTCCTCTGTGTCCAGACGGGCCTGCATCTT is a window of Enterocloster clostridioformis DNA encoding:
- a CDS encoding dihydroxy-acid dehydratase, with product MQYLRGNCIGSFLYGQGKPIIAIANSYTNATPGHFVLKQLCESVKEGIIKAGGTPMEFSTVAPVPCWELLIP
- a CDS encoding S8 family peptidase encodes the protein MNQAREDINCEEVYSMGITGRGVGVAVLDTGIYLHEDFKDRVTAFADFVNHRTSPYDDNGHGTHIAAMIGGSGISSDGKYRGVAPGCSLISVKVLDQKGNGYATDVLTGLKWIRENRDRYNIRIVNISVGSLSRRDMTENSILVRGVNAAWDDGLVVVVAAGNHGPGRMTITTPGISRKVITVGCSDDHKEVDVMGSRMVDYSGRGPTLACVCKPDLVAPGSCIISCCNEPGKYFSKSGTSMSTPLVSGAIALLLEKYPDMSNKDVKLRIRERALDLGLPHNQQGWGKLDVGRLLE
- a CDS encoding HAD family hydrolase; amino-acid sequence: MIKNIVFDMGNVLVDYTADGVCRHFIEDPETRKKVSTSVFVSPEWILLDMGVMPEDMALKKMQARLDTEEERSLAALCFNRWHEFNMYKKEGMEDVVRWLKSMGYGIYLCSNASVRLLSCYKDVLPAVDCFDGILFSADVLCLKPQKEIYGHLFERFHLKPEECFFVDDLELNIEGARRCGMDGYCFDDGNVEKLREVLAGLNRR
- the ade gene encoding adenine deaminase, which gives rise to MRQYNDLKKMMDVAAGRRKASLVLKGGTIVNVFTERTEVGDIAIEDGCIAGIGEYDGLINADMTGRYICPGFIDGHIHIESSMVSPPEFEKAVLPHGTTTVITDPHEIGNVAGCQGVDYMLKATEGLSLDTFFVMPSCVPSTGLDESGAVLGPEDIKPYYENSRVLGLAEVMNSVGVVAGREDLMEKLKEAGSRGKVIDGHAPFLGGNELNAYVCSGVWSDHECSDAGEALEKLGRGQWIMIREGTAARNLEALMPLFEAPYYERCMLVTDDKHPGDLISMGHIDYIIRRAVALGADPIRAIKMGTFNAAQYFGLKDRGAVMPGLRADLAVLKDLKEFRVAAVYKNGVLTAREGVCLGAGKDMGSAGKTASDLEAAFPSVFDSFRMDEITLEDLVLEQKGTMERVIQFKPHELLTEERLVPWQDTPGLAPGVSLEQDIVKAAVFERHLHTGHKGLGFVGGYGLKKGAVATSVAHDSHNLIVVGTNDWDMVLAANAVRKNGGGLAVAAEGRVLGELALPIGGVMSRLSVQEVEERLQALKSCTRELGISSDIDAFMTLAFVSLPVIPKLRINTYGVIDVDRQKQVPPSF